The following nucleotide sequence is from bacterium.
TGTCCGTTAGGTTTCCTTACGGCTGTAGCGACAGCATCAGCCGAACGCATCATTACGCCTTCGATGACGGCCTGACCGCCAACGGTAATCGTTTTAGGTGTTATGGGATTGTTACTCATTTATGGTAAATAAAAAGGGCTTTCCCAAAAGATTTTATTCCATATAAGAAACGCAATCTGTGTTTTTACAAAAAACAAATTCGACGTTTCGTCTTCGGTAAAATTCTTTTGAGACAGCCCTTTGTCGGACGTAATCTAATCTAAGCTTTTTTCTGAGTATCCTGATACTTGGCAAATTTTTTATTGAATTTTTCAACACGACCGGCGGTGTCAATCAGCTTGGTTTGCCCTGTGAAAAAAGGATGGCAGTTGGAGCAGATTTCGACGCGAATATCGCCGACGGTTGAACGGGTCTTAAAACTATTACCGCAAGAGCAGGTAACGTTTGACACGGGATACGTGGGGTGAATACCAGGTTTCATGGCTGTCCTTATGTTAAATTGTTATATATATGCTTCTTAAGCGCGCAATAGTAACCAATGATCGTATTAAAAACAATATTTTTTTTATATTATTCCCGTTTTCTCGCGGTTATGGTTTTTACTCATCTTTCAGGGTTTGGTTCCTGACAATGAACATTTGAATAATCAGGTAATGTTGTTATATTTAAAGGTCAATTATTGAAAATAATATCGTTCATTTTGATGAGGGTAGGTTATGACACATGCCGATTTGGTAACGAAGCTTGTTCAAAAAACAGATTCTAAAATCGTTCTGTTAGTCATGGATGGACTGGGGGGGATTCGTACAAAGCAAAATCCCAAAACAGAGTTAGAGCGTGCCAATATTCCGAATTTACACGCGTTGGCCAAAGAATCCGTGTGCGGGCGTATT
It contains:
- the rpmE gene encoding 50S ribosomal protein L31, producing MKPGIHPTYPVSNVTCSCGNSFKTRSTVGDIRVEICSNCHPFFTGQTKLIDTAGRVEKFNKKFAKYQDTQKKA
- a CDS encoding phosphoglycerate mutase (catalyzes the interconversion of 3-phosphoglycerate and 2-phosphoglycerate; this enzyme does not require the cofactor 2,3-bisphosphoglycerate as a phosphate donor; BPG-independent PGAM; aPGAM), whose translation is MTHADLVTKLVQKTDSKIVLLVMDGLGGIRTKQNPKTELERANIPNLHALAKESVCGRIMPVSYGITPGSGPAHFSLFGYNPADDNIQIGRGVLEALGLDMKLQPG